The following DNA comes from Bacteroidetes bacterium SB0662_bin_6.
GCGGGGCGGGCACAGAAGTACTTCTCATTTTTCGCCGGGGTATGTGGGACGTGCCCAAGGGGAAGGCGAAGAAAAAGGAGTCGGTGCGCCAATGTGCGCTCCGCGAAGTACAGGAGGAGCTTGGCATTGACGCGATACATCTCGGTCAGCCTTTGGGCGCCACGGTGTATAGCTATGACCTGTATAACCGCCGGGGGCAACTCACGCATGTGATTAAAACCACGCATTGGTTTCAAATGACAACCTCCGAAGAGGAATTTCGTCCGCAACTCGAAGAGGGTATCACGGACGTAGCATGGTTCGCATGGGAGAAGGCGCTCCGGCTAACAGGATTCGAGGTGTTTCGGCGGCACATGGCCCGCATCAGGCATCTCGTGGCATGATACATCCTCGGAAGTCCGGGGCAACCAGCGCGGATAGCCGTTCAATCGCACTCTTTGCCTCGTTACAGAGAGACCGTCACGCCGGCGGGGCGCTGCGCCGGATATCCTTTGCCTGGAGCTGGGTTTGTGTGTGCCCGTTCCAGAAATTTTCTTTCACGGAAAAGAGCATGTCGAAGGGTTGTTGTTCTTGCAGGCATTGCTCCAGTATATCGAATCGCCCCCCCATCCCGAAGCCGATGACCTCCAGAGGAGAGCCCTTTTCGCTCTGTTCCTGTGGCCGCACCACGAACTTGAGATGCTGATTATCCTTGCCGACCTTGCGCGGCGGCCGGACCGGAAGCAGCCGGTTGGCCTGAAACACCGGGCGGTCGTTTCCGGGCCCGAAGGGTTCGAACTGTTTGAGCACGGCCAGGAACCGGCGATCTATTTCGTGCAGGGGGAGAAGCGCATCCACCTGTATGGAGGGCTGAAGCACTTCCGGGGTAACCACCTTTCCTACCGCTTCGTCGAACCGCTCCTGCAACGCGGGCAGATTGGAAATTTCCAGCGATAATCCGGCGGCGAAGGCGTGTCCCCCGAATTTCACCAGCAGGTCTTCGCATTCTCGGAGGGCCTCAAAGATATTGATGCCGCCGATCGACCGGGCGGAACCCGTGGCGACACCGTCTATGGTCCCGAGAAGAATCGTGGGGCGATGAAAGCGTTCCACCAGCCGGGAAGCCACGATGCCGATGACGCCGGGGAACCAGTCGTTGTGATGCAGGACCAGAGTGTGGCGCATCTTGCTCGTGATCTGGCGTTCCGCGAGTTTCGTCGCGGCCTCGAGGGTTTTCTGATCGATCTCCCGGCGGTAGGTATTGAGCGTGTCCAGTTCTTTCGCGCAGTGTTCCGCCGTTGCCGGATCCTCTGCCAGGAGGAGATCAATGGCTTTTTCAGCGGTGCTCATACGCCCGGCAGCGTTGATGCGCGGGGCCATCCTGAACACGACCTCGGAAGCCGTACAGGAAGGGAGAGATATGTTCGCCACCGCGGCCAGCGCGCGCAGTCCGGAAGAGGGTTTTTGGCGGAGCCGCTCCAGGCCGAGGGCCAGAAGTATCCGGTTTTCGTCTTCCACCGGGACCATATCGCTGGCTGTTGCGACGGCGACAAGGTCCAGAAACTCCGTGGCGGCTTCCGGGTCGCGCTCCAGTTTCACCAGCACGCCCTGCAGCAGTTTGAAGGCTATGCCGCACCCGGCGAGCTCCTTGAAGGGATACGGGCAATCCGTCCTCTTCGGGTCCACCACGGCCTCGGCGTCGGGAAGCTCGCCCTTCGGCGTGTGGTGATCGCAAACAACGAGGTCCATCCCTTTTTCGCGCGCATATCTGGCTTCTTCCGAGGCAGTGACGCCGCAGTCCACCGCGACAATGAGCCGTGCGCCGAGCCGGGCCGCCTCATCAAGGCCCGAGCGGCTCAGTCCGTACCCGTGCTCGAACCGGTTCGGAACAAAGAAACCGACATCTCCCCCCAGCGAGCGAAGCGAGGAAACAAGCAGTGCCGAGGCGGTCGTGCCGTCCACATCATAGTCCCCGTACACCACAATGCGTTCCTTATCCCGAATCGCCTGCGCTACGCGATCCGAAGCGGCATGCATATCCGCCATGAGGAACGGGTCATGCAGACCGCTGATTCCGGGGCGAAAGAAAGCGCGTGCACTGTCGAAGGTGTCGACCCCCCGGAGGATGAGCGCGCGCGAAAGCGCTTCAGGGAGGTTGTTCAGTTGCTGCCCGATGTCCTTGACAGCGTCTTCGGAAGGGACAGGGCGGAGAATCCAGCGACAGGTCATAGGGGGATGGTTTACAAAATGCGCCCGGCGAAAGGAACGGGCCATCCGTACAAGGTATACATCCGCTTATCCCCCCGCAAGCCCCGATCCGGGCCGTTGCAACATTGTTACGTTTTGGCCTAAAAGAGTCAGAAAATGCCCAAAAACGCCTGAAAATTGGCAAAAACACGCCAAAAATCATCAAAAATGGCCAAAAACGACAAAGGCTGAAAACCATAGATTATGGGTGCATCATTCTGCCTGAACGAAAAAAGAAATGAGATCGCGCTGTTCTCTCGATTTCCGAACACCCCGCAATCGGATGATCCCCCAAACACAAGAACCGGGCCGATCGGTAAGTGACTCTTGTGCGAAGTGCGGCATGCCGTATCTTGTGTCCGGCGCGCTTATCCGCACGGTGAACATACCCGCTTGGCATTACCGGAATGTTAAGATGGTTTTGCCATTTGTTTATGCGCCGGAAAATCCGCGATCCGCTCAGGAATCCCCGCAACAAGCCATTGTCCGACCGTTCTCCCCGGGATTCCCTGATCCTGTTCGCCCTGTGGCTGATGGTGTTCTCTGCCAGCAGTCAGGTGATCATCATTTCGCCCATTCTGCCTCGCATTGCCGAGGCGCTGGCCGTGCAGGACTCGCTGCTTGGTACGCTGGTCACCTCCTACGCGGTGATGCTTGCCATTTTTGCGCTGGTGACCGGGCCGATCTCCGACAAAATCGGGCGCCGCCGGATTTTGCTGATAGGGACCGGTTTCATGGCGGCGTGCCTGTATCTGCACGGCTTGGCCGATACGTATGCCTCCCTGCTCGCCGTGCGTGCGCTGGCGGGTGCAGCGGGCGGCGCACTGAGCGGAGCCGCCGTCGCGTATGTAGGGGATTATTTCCCGTACGACCGGCGGGGGTGGGCCAACGGATGGGTGATGAGCGGGATAGCAGTCGGACAGGTGGTCGGCATTCCGCTTGGGACGCTCCTTGCGGAATTCGGCGATTATCGCTGGCCGTTTCTGATGTTCGCGGTGACTATGACGGGTGCTTTTTTGCTGATATGGAGAGCGGTCCCGCAACCGGACGTGCAGCGTGATGTGCGCCGCCTTTCCGTAGGAAGGGCCGTCTCGGATTATATCGGCCTATGCCGCCGCCCCGTGACGCGGAACGCCGCTATCGTCTATTTTCTGACGTTTCTCGGGGTTGGCCTGTATCTCGTTTATCTTCCTGCCTGGCTGGAGAGCGGTCTGGACGTACGCGGGGAAGCGATCGCGACGCTTTTTCTGTTCGGCGGCCTTGCTCATGTCGTGGCCGGGCCTACTGCCGGGAAACTATCCGATCGGGTCGGGCGCAAGCCGCTCATACTCTGGTCGTGCTTCGGTCTGGCGGTCGTGATGCCCCTGATGACCTGGCTGGTGAGCGATATGTGGACCGCCTCTCTGCTTTTCACCACAGCCATGTTGTTGCTTGCCCTGCGCATCAGCCCGCTTCAGTCGTTGCTGAGCGCACTTGTTCCCTCGAACAGCCTGGGCATGTTGATGAGTTTCGCCATTGCTTCGGGGCAAGTCGGGATTGGCATCAGCGGAGCGATGGCCGGTCTGGCCTACGCGCGCTACGGCTACTGGAGCAATACGCTGCTTGCCATCGCCGCGGTTTTAATCATGGCGATAATGGTCTGGCGCGGCCTGCCGGAGCCGCGGAAGACAGCCCCTTCGCATTGATTCCTGCCCAATAGTGTTACGCCATGCCCCGATCCGGAGCATCCCGCCCCTTGGGCGATGTCCTCGAAGTCCTTATTGACCGGATGAAAATCCGGGACCGGCTCGAAGAAGCGAAGGTGGTGGATACATGGCAGCAGTTGGTCGGGCCGGAAGTGTGCGCCGTCATGGACGGAGCCCGGGTGCGGGGCCGGAAACTCTTCGTCACGATCACGAGCGCTGCCTGTCGTCAGGAAATGCATCTCGACCGGTCGGGGTGGCGTGATCGCCTCAACAAGCAACTCGGCGCTGAACGCATCGAGGAGATCGTGTTCCGGTAGAAGGGCGGACTACTCGTCGAATTTCCTGAAAGCCACGGACGTGTTGTGGCCGCCGAACCCGAACGCGTTGCTGACGGCAACCCGTACCGTACGGTCTTTCGGCTCGTTGAAGGTGTAATCGAGGTCGCACGCCGGGTCGGCTTCCTCGAAATTGATGGTGGGCGGGATGCGGTCATGCATGATCGCCAGGATGGCCGCGATGGCTTCGACCGCACCGGCGGCGCCCAGCAGGTGGCCTGTCATACTCTTCGTGGAAGACAGACTCATCGCATAGGCATGGTCGCCGAACACATGCTTGACGGCTTTCGTTTCCGCCACATCGCCGAGAGGCGTGGATGTGCCGTGCATATTCAGGTAGTCCACCTCTTCGCCCTTCAGGCCGGCGTCCCGGAAGAGGGAGTGCATGGCCAGTGCGGCGCCGTCTCCCTCGGGGTCCGGTGCCGTCATATGGTACGCGTCGGCGGACATGCCTACACCGATGATTTCGGCGTGAATCCTCGCGCCCCGGTTCCGGGCATGGTTCAGCTCTTCGAGAACGAGCGCCCCGGCGCCTTCGCCAAGGACGAATCCGTCGCGGCCGGCGTCAAAGGGACGGCTGGCTCCGGCGGGGTCGTCGTTTCGCGTCGAGAGGGCCCGGAGCGCATTGAACCCGCCTACGCCAAGTTCCGTAACGCTGGCTTCCGAGCCTCCCGAAAGCATCGCGTCGGCCTGGCCCTGCCGGATCAGCATATAGGCGTCCCCGATGTTGTTGTTGCCCGTGGCACACGCAGAAACGATGCAGTAGTTCGGCCCCCGGAAACCATACTTCATCGAAATGTGCCCGCTCGCAATATCCGGGATCATCATCGGAATGAAGAAGGGAGAGATGCGGCGGGGCCCTTTGTCGAGATGAATCGATGTTTGCTTCTGGAAGGTTTCCAATCCGCCGATGCCGCTTCCGAAAACAACCCCGATGCGATCCTTCACGTCCTGCGGCAAGTCCTCGTCCAGGCCGGCATCATGCACGGCCTGCTCCGCCGCGACCAGCGCAAACTGGGCGAACCGGTCCAGGCGGTTCACCGCCTTCGACCCAAGGACTTGCCTGGCGTCAAACCCCTTGAGTTCGCAGGCGAACTTCGTTGGGAAAGATTCCGGGTCGAACAGGGTGATCGGGGCCGCTCCGCTTTCTCCCCGCATCATGGCTTCCCAGAAAGCGTCTACGGAGTTTCCAAGCGGGGTCAGGGCGCCCATCCCCGTGATTACAACTCTGCGTTCTTTTGGCATAAGGGACGTAGGCGTAGCGCGGCCTTACGAAACCTTTTCCTCGAGATAATTCACCGCATCGCCCACCGTTGCGATGGTTTCTGCTTCCTCATCGGAAATGGTGATATCGAATTCCTTCTCGAACTCCATGATCAACTCAACCGTGTCAAGCGAGTCCGCACCGAGGTCGTTCGTGAACGAAGCGTCGGAAACGACATCGGACTCTTCAACGCCCAGCTTCTCCACGATAATGGATGTGACCTTCTCTGCGATCGGGTTCGCCATGATTCAAAGCCTCCGGTAAATTGGTGGAACAGGCCGCGGTGCTTCCCGGCAAGCGGGAAGCAGATCCGGCGGCGGTTTGGTAAGAACCTTTTTGTCAGGAACGCACGAAGTTACGGCAGGGTGCTTGTATAAGCAACGTTGT
Coding sequences within:
- a CDS encoding NUDIX domain-containing protein; this encodes MKEFAQGDVTSRLAFCCADALTVAKAAREGLRPREHTLPAFERFEEAEAACPDRLIVIDTYVNEAAGYDWREYAPPASLCNVAPYRPPVLMVAAGGFVTRRGGAGTEVLLIFRRGMWDVPKGKAKKKESVRQCALREVQEELGIDAIHLGQPLGATVYSYDLYNRRGQLTHVIKTTHWFQMTTSEEEFRPQLEEGITDVAWFAWEKALRLTGFEVFRRHMARIRHLVA
- the recJ gene encoding single-stranded-DNA-specific exonuclease RecJ produces the protein MTCRWILRPVPSEDAVKDIGQQLNNLPEALSRALILRGVDTFDSARAFFRPGISGLHDPFLMADMHAASDRVAQAIRDKERIVVYGDYDVDGTTASALLVSSLRSLGGDVGFFVPNRFEHGYGLSRSGLDEAARLGARLIVAVDCGVTASEEARYAREKGMDLVVCDHHTPKGELPDAEAVVDPKRTDCPYPFKELAGCGIAFKLLQGVLVKLERDPEAATEFLDLVAVATASDMVPVEDENRILLALGLERLRQKPSSGLRALAAVANISLPSCTASEVVFRMAPRINAAGRMSTAEKAIDLLLAEDPATAEHCAKELDTLNTYRREIDQKTLEAATKLAERQITSKMRHTLVLHHNDWFPGVIGIVASRLVERFHRPTILLGTIDGVATGSARSIGGINIFEALRECEDLLVKFGGHAFAAGLSLEISNLPALQERFDEAVGKVVTPEVLQPSIQVDALLPLHEIDRRFLAVLKQFEPFGPGNDRPVFQANRLLPVRPPRKVGKDNQHLKFVVRPQEQSEKGSPLEVIGFGMGGRFDILEQCLQEQQPFDMLFSVKENFWNGHTQTQLQAKDIRRSAPPA
- a CDS encoding MFS transporter, which translates into the protein MRRKIRDPLRNPRNKPLSDRSPRDSLILFALWLMVFSASSQVIIISPILPRIAEALAVQDSLLGTLVTSYAVMLAIFALVTGPISDKIGRRRILLIGTGFMAACLYLHGLADTYASLLAVRALAGAAGGALSGAAVAYVGDYFPYDRRGWANGWVMSGIAVGQVVGIPLGTLLAEFGDYRWPFLMFAVTMTGAFLLIWRAVPQPDVQRDVRRLSVGRAVSDYIGLCRRPVTRNAAIVYFLTFLGVGLYLVYLPAWLESGLDVRGEAIATLFLFGGLAHVVAGPTAGKLSDRVGRKPLILWSCFGLAVVMPLMTWLVSDMWTASLLFTTAMLLLALRISPLQSLLSALVPSNSLGMLMSFAIASGQVGIGISGAMAGLAYARYGYWSNTLLAIAAVLIMAIMVWRGLPEPRKTAPSH
- a CDS encoding DUF721 domain-containing protein; this translates as MPRSGASRPLGDVLEVLIDRMKIRDRLEEAKVVDTWQQLVGPEVCAVMDGARVRGRKLFVTITSAACRQEMHLDRSGWRDRLNKQLGAERIEEIVFR
- the fabF gene encoding beta-ketoacyl-ACP synthase II, giving the protein MPKERRVVITGMGALTPLGNSVDAFWEAMMRGESGAAPITLFDPESFPTKFACELKGFDARQVLGSKAVNRLDRFAQFALVAAEQAVHDAGLDEDLPQDVKDRIGVVFGSGIGGLETFQKQTSIHLDKGPRRISPFFIPMMIPDIASGHISMKYGFRGPNYCIVSACATGNNNIGDAYMLIRQGQADAMLSGGSEASVTELGVGGFNALRALSTRNDDPAGASRPFDAGRDGFVLGEGAGALVLEELNHARNRGARIHAEIIGVGMSADAYHMTAPDPEGDGAALAMHSLFRDAGLKGEEVDYLNMHGTSTPLGDVAETKAVKHVFGDHAYAMSLSSTKSMTGHLLGAAGAVEAIAAILAIMHDRIPPTINFEEADPACDLDYTFNEPKDRTVRVAVSNAFGFGGHNTSVAFRKFDE
- a CDS encoding acyl carrier protein — protein: MANPIAEKVTSIIVEKLGVEESDVVSDASFTNDLGADSLDTVELIMEFEKEFDITISDEEAETIATVGDAVNYLEEKVS